The region CGAACTTCAGCGAGGGCTCGAAGGCCTGCCGCGTCGCCTTGGAGCGGACGAGCTCGATCCCCCACATCAGGCCGACGCCGCGGACCTCGCCGACCAGTGGATGGTCGAGCAGGGCCTTGAGGCGGCCTTCCAACCTGGCTCCGAGCGCCTGAGCACCGGCGATCAATCCGCGCTCCTCATAGAGCGTCAGCGCCTCCAGCCCGACCGCGCAGGCGATTGGGTGGCCGCCATATGTGTAGCCGTGGCCGAAGACGCCGATCTTGTCGCCCTGCTCTTTCATAGCCTGGTAGATCGGCTCCGATAGCAGCAAGGCCGAGAGCGGCTGATAGGCCGCGGTCAGCGCCTTGGCGCTGCTGATCATGTCGGGCTCGAGGTCATAGGTCTGCGTGCCCCACCAGTTGCCGGTGCGCCCGAAGCCGGTGATGACCTCGTCGACAACGAAGAGCACCTCGTATTTCCTGAGGATCGCCTGGACCTTCTCGTAATAGCCCTTCGGCGGCACGACGCAGCCGCCGGTGCCCATCACCGGCTCGGCGAAGAAGGCGGCGACCGTCTCCGGCCCCTCGGCCAGGATCAGGTCCTCGATCTCCCTGGCAAGGCGCGCAGCGAAGGCTTCCTCGGTCTCGCCCGGCAAGCCTTCCCGGTAGAAATGCGGGCAGGTCACGTGCAGGAAGCCATCGAGCGGCAGGTTGAAGTCGCGGTGGATATGCGGCAGGCCGGTCAGGCTGGCGCTGGCGATCGAAGTGCCGTGATAGGCGCGTTTGCGGGCGATGATCTTGCGCTTTTGCGGCTTGCCGATCGCGTGGAAATAATACCAGGCCAGCTTCACCGCGGTGTCGTTGGCTTCCGAGCCCGAGCTCTGGAACAGCACCTTCGACATCGGCACCGGCGCGATCTCGATCAGGCGCTCGGAGAGCGCGATCGCCGGCTCCGAGGTCCGGTGTGCGAAGTTCTGGTAATAGGGCAGCGCCGCGAACTGCTTTGCCGCCGCTTCGGCCAGCCGATTCTCGCTGAAGCCGAGCGCCGCGCACCATAGGCCGGCCATGGCTTCGAGATAGCGGTTGCCAGCATCATCATAGACGTGGAAACCCTCGCCGCGGGAGATGATCGTCGGGCCGATCTTCTCGTGCAGCGAGAAATTGGTCTGCGGATGGAGCTGGTAGGCGATGTCTCTGGCGTGATTGGAATTGGCGGTCATGGCGCACCTCGCATGCCGGCTCAAGGCGATCGAAAACCGCCTCGCATCCGCGCAAAATTTTCGGGAAGAGCCGGTTCGATCGCTTGTCTGGGCAGCCGTCTAAGCGGCCCATCGCCAATCGCCTGACAGCTCGGAAAATGCCTGCGAGCACGGTGCTTGTCAAACCGGTCGGCGCACATCCACAGTGCCCCGGTAAGGGAGGAACCGGCCGCTCGCTCTCGGTGAACGCCCGAGATTTCGCCACTTGACGGCGCGCCGGACACGAGCATAGACCTGAAAGCAGCTAGGAGATTTGTGCCCCGATGCCCTTCAAAGGCAGCGGGACCACAGCAAATCGGACCGGCACACGCAGGAGCGGAAAACCCGCTCGTCCGTGTGCCGGTTTTTTTTTGGACTGACGCCATGACCGATGCGGTTGTCATCTGCGAATGCTTTGCCCGCGACGGGCTGCAGCATGAGCCCGTCTTCCTGCCGAGCGAGCAGAAGATCGCGCTGATCGACGCCTTCACCGCCGTTGGCTTCCAGCGGATCGAGGCGACGTCCTATTCCAATCCAAAGGTGGTGCCGGCTTTCGCCGACGCCAGCGAGGTCCTCGCCGGCATCCGGCGCAAGGACGGGGTCTTCTACAAGGCGACCTGCCCCAATCCGCGCGCTGTCGCTCGCGCCGTCGCCGATTCAGAAGCCGGCTACGGACCAAACGAAATCAGCCTGCTGATCTCGGCGACGGAGGCGCATAGCGAGCGCAACTTGAAGAGCTCGCGGGCCGAACAATGGGCCAATGTCGAAGCGATGGTCGCCGCCGCGCAGGGTAGTTTCCGCCTGATCGGCACGATCTCGGTCGCCTTCGGCTGCCCGTTCGAGGGCCAGGTCGATCCCAGCACCGTCATTGCCGACGCCACCAGGTTCGCAGCCCTCGGCGTGCGCCATGTCACGCTGGGCGACACCACCGGTCTCGCCACGCCACGCACCACGAGGGCGCTGTTCCAGGCTGTCGCAGTAGCAGTGCCCGAGCTGACGCTGATCGCGCATTTCCACAACACCCGCGGCACAGGCCTCGCCAATTGCGTCGCCGCCCATGAGGCAGGGGTGCGCAATTTCGACAGCGCCTTCGGCGGCATCGGCGGCCACCCGGCCCAGCTCGTCTATGGCGGCGGCTTCACCGGCAATGTCGCGTCCGAGGACCTCGTCAACATGTTCGAGGCGATGGGCGTGCCGACCGGCCTCGACCTCACCGCCCTGATCGAGACCGCGCATCGCTGCGAGGAAGTTCTCGGTCGCCAGCTCCATTCGATGGTCGCCCGTTCCGGCCTCGGCCTCGTCGCCTGACCCGAAAGAGGAAGCATGTCCCAGACTCAAAGCCCACTGCTCGTCGAGACCCGCGGCGCCGTCCGCATCCTGACGATGAACCGGCCCGACAAGCTCAACGCGCTCGACACGGCGCTGACGCAGGCGCTGTTCGACGCGCTGCTCGCGGCTCAAGCGGACGAGGCGATCCGGGCCGTCGTCCTGGCCGGTGCCGGGCGTGGCTTCTGCGCCGGCGCCGACCTCAAGGAGTTCGCCGACCTCACCCCGGCCAACCAGAAGGCCGTGGTCGCCCGCGCCGACCTGACGACGCGGCTGCACATGCTGCTGCCGGGCCTGTCGAAGCCCGTCGTCGCGGCGGTGCAGGGCGTCGCGGTCGGCGGCGGCGCCGGCACCGCGATCGGCTGCGACATGGTCGTCGCCGGCAGCGACCTGAAATTCGGCTATCCCGAGCTGCGCCACAGCCTCGTGCCCGCCATCGTGATGACGAGCCTGCAGCGCGCCGTCGGCCGCAAGCTCGCTTTCGAACTGATCAGCACCGGGCGGATGGTCGGCGCCGAAGAGGCGCTGCGGCTCGGCTTCGTCAACAAGGTCGTGGCGCCGGAAGACGTGCTGTCCGAGGCGCTCGCCATCGCCGAGGGCTGGGCCAAGGTGAAGCCGGTCGCGATGGAGGCGACCAAGCGATTGTTCTACCGCGTCGCCGACCTGCCCTTCGAGGCGGCGATGGCGGCCGGACGCGACATCAATGCGCTGATGCGCAGCTTTCGCGACGGGGACTGTGCATGAGACCGCTCGACGGCATCACCATAGTCGACTTCTCGCGCGTCCTCGCCGGGCCGATGGCAACGATGATCCTGGCCGAGATGGGCGCCAGGGTCATCAAGGTCGAGCGGCCGGGCACCGGCGATGAATCCCGGCAATGGGAGCCGCGAGTCGGCGAGGAAAGCGCCTATTTCTTCGCCTTCAACCGCGGCAAGGAATCGATCGTCCTCGACCTGAAGACGCCGGCTGGCCGCACCGCGGCAAAGACGCTTGCGCTGCAGGCCGACGTCGTCCTCGAGAACTTCCTGCCCGGCCAGATGGACACAATGGGGCTGGGCTATGCGCAGCTCTCCCAGGAGAAGCCGGGTCTCGTCTACGTCTCCAATACCGGCTTCGGCCAGAGCGGCCCCTATCGCGACCGCGTCGGCTACGACACCATCTTCCAGGCGCTGAGCGGCGTGATGGCGCTGACCGGCCATCCGGGCGGCCCGCCCGCCAAGGTCGGCGTGCCGATGGCAGACCTGACCGCCGGGCTCTGGAACGCCGTCGCCATCCTGACCGGACTGGTCGGCCGAGCCAGCAGCGGCAAGGGCTGCCATGTCGACCTCTCGATGCTCGACACCCAGATCAGCCTGCTGACCATCGCCGCGGCGCGCCTCTTCGCTCTCGGCGAGGACCCGCAGCGCACCGGCACCGAGCATCCGGGTCGCGTCCCCTCCGCCGCCTTCGCCTGCGCCGGCGACGAATGGCTGCATATCAGCGGCAGCGACCAGCATTGGCAGGCGATCTGCTCGGTTCTCGGCCTCGACGAACTCGCGGCCGATGCGGCTCTCGCCCGCAATGCCGAGCGGGTGAAGCAGCGCGAGCGCGTGATGGCGGCGATGCGCGAGGCCCTCGCCCAGCGCAATCGCGCCGACGTCGCCGAGGCCCTGCGCGCAACCGGCGTCCCGGCCGGCGAGGTCAACACGGTCGCACAGGTGCTGGCCGATCCGCATGTCCAGGCACGCGGCATGGTGGCGGAGTTCCAGCATCCGACCGCCGGCGCCTTCCCGGCCCTGCGCAATCCGCTGCTCTTCACCGGCTATGACGCCCCCTTCCTCGGTACCCCACCGCTGCACGGCGCCGACAGCGCGGCCCTCGCCACCGAATTCGGCCTGAAGGAGATCGGCGCATGAGCCAGAGTCTTCTATCCGGAATGCCCTTCGAGCGCCTGGCGGTCGTCGCCGACGGGCCGATCCTGCGGGTGACGCTGAACCGTCCCGAAGCGCGCAACGCGCTCGACCTGACGATGTGCCGCGAATTGCGGGCCGTGTTCGAGGGGATCGAGGCCGACCCGGCGATCCGCATCGTCCGGCTCGATGGCGCCGGCCCGGTCTTCTGCGCCGGGGCTGACCTCAAGGAGCGCAAGGGCAAGGACGAGATCTGGGTGCGCCAGCGCCGGCTTGCCTCTTTTGCCGCCTATGACGCGATCGAGCGCTCCAGCAAGGCCGTGGTCTGCGTCGTCGACGGGCCGGTCGTCGGCTCCGGCGGCGAGATCGCCATGGCCTGCGACTTCATCATCGCGTCCGAGCGCACGAGCTTCACCTTCCCCGAAGTGCATTGGGGCACGGTCGGCGCGACGCAGCGCCTGCAGCGCGTCGTCGGCAAGCGGCTGGCAAAGGAGCTGCTGTTCACGGCACGGCGCTGGCCGGTCGAGGAGGCGCTGGCCGCAGGCCTCGTCAACCGCATCGTCGCGCCGGACGAGCTCGAGGCGACAGTCGCGGAGCTGCTCGCTGAGATCGCCAAGGCGCCGGCGCTGGCGCTGACCCTCGCCAAGCAATCGATCGAGCTCGGTGAGAAGACCGATCTTTCGACCGGCATCCGCATCGAGCTCGCCGCGATCGAGCGCGCGCTCGCCGACACCGAATGGCGCAAGGGCCTCGAGGCCTTCGCCGAGCGCGACGCACAGGGAAAGAACTCATGAGCGCCAGCGAACTACCATCCGATCTGTTCGGCTGCGCCGACACTCTGCCGGAAGCCCTGGCGCGCGCTGTGCGCCTTGCCGGCAGGGAG is a window of Bosea sp. F3-2 DNA encoding:
- a CDS encoding enoyl-CoA hydratase/isomerase family protein; this encodes MSQSLLSGMPFERLAVVADGPILRVTLNRPEARNALDLTMCRELRAVFEGIEADPAIRIVRLDGAGPVFCAGADLKERKGKDEIWVRQRRLASFAAYDAIERSSKAVVCVVDGPVVGSGGEIAMACDFIIASERTSFTFPEVHWGTVGATQRLQRVVGKRLAKELLFTARRWPVEEALAAGLVNRIVAPDELEATVAELLAEIAKAPALALTLAKQSIELGEKTDLSTGIRIELAAIERALADTEWRKGLEAFAERDAQGKNS
- a CDS encoding aminotransferase; its protein translation is MTANSNHARDIAYQLHPQTNFSLHEKIGPTIISRGEGFHVYDDAGNRYLEAMAGLWCAALGFSENRLAEAAAKQFAALPYYQNFAHRTSEPAIALSERLIEIAPVPMSKVLFQSSGSEANDTAVKLAWYYFHAIGKPQKRKIIARKRAYHGTSIASASLTGLPHIHRDFNLPLDGFLHVTCPHFYREGLPGETEEAFAARLAREIEDLILAEGPETVAAFFAEPVMGTGGCVVPPKGYYEKVQAILRKYEVLFVVDEVITGFGRTGNWWGTQTYDLEPDMISSAKALTAAYQPLSALLLSEPIYQAMKEQGDKIGVFGHGYTYGGHPIACAVGLEALTLYEERGLIAGAQALGARLEGRLKALLDHPLVGEVRGVGLMWGIELVRSKATRQAFEPSLKFGLEIQRLAFENGLIVRALGDTLIMTPPLIITPDGIDDAVDRFTKALDLGLDLLTTKGIAPDKAA
- a CDS encoding enoyl-CoA hydratase/isomerase family protein; translated protein: MSQTQSPLLVETRGAVRILTMNRPDKLNALDTALTQALFDALLAAQADEAIRAVVLAGAGRGFCAGADLKEFADLTPANQKAVVARADLTTRLHMLLPGLSKPVVAAVQGVAVGGGAGTAIGCDMVVAGSDLKFGYPELRHSLVPAIVMTSLQRAVGRKLAFELISTGRMVGAEEALRLGFVNKVVAPEDVLSEALAIAEGWAKVKPVAMEATKRLFYRVADLPFEAAMAAGRDINALMRSFRDGDCA
- a CDS encoding hydroxymethylglutaryl-CoA lyase, whose protein sequence is MTDAVVICECFARDGLQHEPVFLPSEQKIALIDAFTAVGFQRIEATSYSNPKVVPAFADASEVLAGIRRKDGVFYKATCPNPRAVARAVADSEAGYGPNEISLLISATEAHSERNLKSSRAEQWANVEAMVAAAQGSFRLIGTISVAFGCPFEGQVDPSTVIADATRFAALGVRHVTLGDTTGLATPRTTRALFQAVAVAVPELTLIAHFHNTRGTGLANCVAAHEAGVRNFDSAFGGIGGHPAQLVYGGGFTGNVASEDLVNMFEAMGVPTGLDLTALIETAHRCEEVLGRQLHSMVARSGLGLVA
- a CDS encoding CoA transferase, with the translated sequence MRPLDGITIVDFSRVLAGPMATMILAEMGARVIKVERPGTGDESRQWEPRVGEESAYFFAFNRGKESIVLDLKTPAGRTAAKTLALQADVVLENFLPGQMDTMGLGYAQLSQEKPGLVYVSNTGFGQSGPYRDRVGYDTIFQALSGVMALTGHPGGPPAKVGVPMADLTAGLWNAVAILTGLVGRASSGKGCHVDLSMLDTQISLLTIAAARLFALGEDPQRTGTEHPGRVPSAAFACAGDEWLHISGSDQHWQAICSVLGLDELAADAALARNAERVKQRERVMAAMREALAQRNRADVAEALRATGVPAGEVNTVAQVLADPHVQARGMVAEFQHPTAGAFPALRNPLLFTGYDAPFLGTPPLHGADSAALATEFGLKEIGA